In Pyrobaculum sp. 3827-6, the genomic window TGTAGAATAGGTTGTAGAGAAGTGCTACCCCCCTTCTCCTGTATCGCCAACCATCCTCGTTCTACTGCGATTAGAGCGACGGACGCATTTCTCGGTGTTTTGATCGAAGTTTTTGAACTGCCGAGGCGTCAAGGGGGGTTGAAAGAGGCGTACGCAGAGGCCGATCTAGATCTAGAGCTGGCAGAGTGAGGGATAGATAAATTCCGCCGTAGTTAATTCGTTGATATATTTCTACGCTTACGAGCTTGCAGTGGCCCGCCCCGCCTCCGAGGGGACAACTGAGGCGTATCCGCGCCTAAGCCGCAGAGCAGAGGAATCGGCGTTAACTCTCCCGCGGCCTCGCCACTGCGCGCCGCCGCGCCAGCACGGGCCTTAGCCCCCGAGACGCCGGGGGGCAGAAAGGGGCGTGGCTAGGAGGCGTATCTTCGAAGCTTCTCTACCAGTTTTAGCGCCTCCTCCCGGTGCGCCTCGAAGATTTCCTTATCCATGAAGTTGTGGTGAAAGTTCGCGTGGAGTCTCTCTGCCATGCCGAAGGCTGTTAGGAGCTCCTTGTCTCCGCTTTCTTTGTAGAGCCTGCCGACTACCACGTTGTAGTCCCTGTGGCTGTAGTGCTCCCAGCCCCGCTTCTCTGCTATGGCGTTTAACAACGCGGCGACGGCGCCCTAGTACTTCTCCCCGGCCTGCGCCAAGTCGCCCTTTTGATACAGCTCCTCAGCCTCCCTGAGGTACTTCTCGTGTAGCGCCAGGTAAGCCTCTACGCGTTGTGGAGGGTCAAGCCTCTCTGTAAGTAACCCCAGTATGAACTCCTCCACGTCTCTTCCAGCGGCCGCCTTCTTCAGCAACTCCAGTGTCTTGGGGGTGAGCTGGAGGGCCACGGTGTGGCTTGGCGTCTTGGCTTATTAATATTGCTCTAGCGGCCGGGGCCGCTCGCCGGCTTGTCCTTATATGCTCGCCGTAGCGCATGTGGATTTAGGATTTTGGACAAGGCTTGTGGAGGCGTGTAGGTCGATGATGTGGGCGGTGGGGTTGCCCGCCGCGGAGGGGTTGCGCACTCTGCCTCTGGGCGGCCGCGCAACTTCTCTTGAACTCTCCCCTTTTCGTAATTGTGTTATATACTGGGGGAGGTCGGCGCCGCGGTTTCTAATAGGCTGGAGGGCTCCGTCTCTGGGTTGCTGTGGGAGGCGGCGTCGTGTGGGGTGGGTTTAGGGTTTTGGCTGTGTCTGTTTGAGTTCTTTGTCTGTTAGGATGGCTTTTATCATCGCTATGAAGATCCTCAGCTTGGGGTAGTATTTGCGGAGGTCTTCTCTTCCAGTGGAGATGTACTCATTGTATATGGCTTCTGCTATTTCTTCAAATTCGGCGACGTCGTCCCATGTGTAGTCTTCTAGGTTTTTGCTGAGGAGGGCCTCTAGCCTCTTCTTGACCTCCTCTGTGTAGTACTTGGACTTGGCGGTGGGGACTAGGGCCTTGAGGGCTCCGTAGAGCACCTGGGCCTCGCTGTTTGTGATGAGGTTCTTTGTGTGGAGGAGGCGGATTAATATTTCTTGGTAGCTGTAGAAGCCGTCTGCCAGCGATTTTAAATCCCGTCTAAGCTCGCCTAGTTCTGACTTGACGCTGTCTATCTTGCCGTGTAGCTCGGCCCTGGCCCTCTCTATATTGCCACTGAGTTCGGCTTTGGTTGCGTCTATCTTGCCAGCCAGATGGGCTTTGGATGTCTCAATCTTGCTGTCAAGTTCGGCTCTGACTGCCTCTATCTTGTTGCCGAGTTCAGTCTTAGTGCCGTGTAGCTCCGCTTCTGACGCCTCTATTCTGCTGTGCAACTCGGCCTTGGCGGCTTCTATCCTGTTGCCTAGCTCATTTCTTATGGCTTCGATTCTGGCTTCTAGTCTTTCAATCTTTCTGTCGACTTTTTCTATCTTCTTGTCGAGGTGGTAGTATATTGTGGCTATGATGATGGCCGCCAGTGGGGCTTGGGCTATGAGTGAGTTGACTATGGCGCCTATGTCTATCACAGAGTGTTGTGGCTGTGGATTTAAAATTGTTGTCTGGCAGGCGCCGTGGGTTAGCAGATTTCTACCTCGGCGTCTATGAACTTCTTGTACCAGTTGTGGTACTGCTGTGGTGTGACTATGTGTAGCTCGAGGGCTGTGGCGGCTTCCCCCGCGGCGTCTTTAAGGGCTAGGGATATCTCAGCGCGGCGCCAGGGATCCTCTGGGGCGTTTGGCGATATTACGAGGACGTCTATGTCGCTGTCTGGGGCCCAGTTGCCCCTCGCGACGCTTCCAAAGACGATGATCTTGGCGTCGCCTAGGAGGGCCTTGGCTGGCTGGCACAGCCTCTCCACGTAGGTCCTCCAGTTCTCTAGCACGTGTCTGCGGGCTACATAGTGCTTGAGGTGCACAGCTCTACGACTTTTTCGGCTATTTTTACCAGGTGCTCGGCGACCTCTTTGGCGTACCTCCTGGGGAGGTACCTCCCGCCGAGGTATGCGTCCTCCATTACTTCAAACGCCATTCTATTATCCAGGTAGAGCTTCCACAAATCGCTTCTTAGTTCTTTTACTTGTTCAAAGAGGGTGGCTAGTGAGTGGGTGTGTGGGTAGTATCCTGTTGTGGAGGCTAGGAGGTACCTCAGCGCCAGCTGGGCCGCCTGTTCGCTGTGGAAGGCGGCTAGGTCGAATCTCCCGGCTCTTAAGTCGTCTTTTGCGGCGTCTAGGAAAAGGCGCGCCCTCTCTTTCAGCACCTCCGCCTCCTCTCTACCCACGGCGCAGATTCTCATCGGGCTTATATATGTTCGAAGCTAGCACGGCGACGTTTTTCACACGTAGCAAAACCTGCGAGAGGGCTCGCCCGGTGTCTGTGCTTTCTGGATCTGCGCTGGGTTGGCGGCGCGTTGAGATTGCGTGATGCATAAGGTGCTGGATCCAACGCCGAGCTCATATGCCGGTGGGGTTATGTAAGGATGTGATGCCGTGCTACCTTAGTTTGTAACTCTCTGTAGCTCGGCCTCTTGGCAAAAACAAATAAGTTGGCTTTACTAGTGGCGTGTGGCTTTGGTTGGTGGTAAACTTGAAAACCCGGTGGCGGCGAGGCTTGTTGTCGAGAGGATTTTGGAGGGGGCTGTTGGGAATTTTAGACACTATCTGGAGGAGTTGAAGAGGTGTGGAGTGCCGCGTTGTGTTGAGATTGTTAAGGATGCCGCTAATCACATTTCAGATATCGGGCTGGCACGTGTGATTATAGAGGCGGCAAGAGGCGCGGGATGCGCCGCGGGGGTTAGTGACGTAGTCTACGAGATTGCGCGGTGCATAAGGGTCAAGGCTTATGAGGTCGAGGATGTTAATATAGCGTGGGGGCTCCACAGCTTGTATAAGGCTTTCTACGCATCGCTGAGGGGCGATGTGAGGTCGGCGGCTTTCCTCACCTTTGCCTCGTATGCCTTTCTGACTGAAAGGCGTGAGCTGGCCTGGGCAGTTTTAAGGGAGGTGCTGGGGGAGAGGCGGGTTGAGCAGGAGAAGCTTCTCCTTGAGCTGGGTAGGCTACTCCACGGCTTTAAGAAGGCGGGGGTTGTTATAACGAGCAAAGATGTGGAGAGGGACTAGCGTCATTAATGAGGGCTGTCTTGATACAAGTGTGTTGATAGTGGCGGTTGCAAACCTCGCCCTTCAGGTCGGGGAGTAGGTCAGACAAGGCTCGTGAAGCCTTTTAGATGGGTCTCCCGCTATCACGTAGCCTCTGTGGCTGTGGTGTTCCCAACCTTTTTCCCGCTGTACTTAACAGAGCTGTGGCTACCCCCCGGCGCCTCTACCCTTTTTGGGATCTCCGCTTGGGGAGTGCTGTGGCGCCGTGTGTGTTGCGCCGGGTGGGTCTACGTGACGCGTTTTATGTATCCTGGTCTGGGGGTGTAGGCCTCGCCGTTGCGGATTAGCAGGTCTACGATGCGCTGGACCTCGGCGGGGGGGATTCCCAGCTTCTCGGCCTCTGCCTTGAGCTTGTCGATTTTGACGGGGCCTTTCTCCGCCTCTTCCATCTTCTTCAGTAGCTCCACTACTTTTATGTAGGCTTCTCTGCGGGAGGCGGGGACGCCGGTTATTATTGCGTCGATATCTATGGCGCCCGACTCTATGTCTATGCCTACGGATTTGAGGAAGGCGAGGTAGAGCCTTATTGCTCTCTCGGCGTCTTCGGCGGTGGCTATGGGCGACAGCCTCATCTTGGCCTCGGCGGTGGTGAGGCGTATGAGGGCTTCCAGCTGCCTGGCGGTTATGGCTATGGCTGTGCCGGGGCCTTGGTAGCGCCTCCTCATCTCTAGGTAGAAGGCTTTTATCCTCTCCTTTGCCTCTTCGCTGAGGAGCGGCCTCACGTACCGCCTGGCGTACATGATGTACTTCCTCAGGAAGTCCGGCCTAAGCACGTCGCGGAAGGCCTCGGGGGTCTTGCCGGAGTGGAGGTCTAGTATGTGGCCGGCGACGGCTGAGTCGAACTCCTCCCTGGGCTCGTCCCGTATTACGAAGATTAAGTCGAATCTGCTGAGGAGGGAGACGGGCAGGTCTATGTTCTCCGCCACCGTGCGGTTGGGGAGGTACCTCCCGAAGGCTGGGTTGGCGGCGGCGAGGACGGCGGCTCTCGCGTTGAGGGTGGCCACTATGCCTGCCTTGCTTATGGATACGGTGTTCTGCTCCATCGCCTCGTGTAGGGCCACCCGGTCCTTGGCGTCCATCTTATCTATCTCGTCTATGACGGCGACACCCTTGTCGGCCAGGACGAGGGCCCCCGCCTCTAGGTAGAACTCCCCCGTCAGCTTGTCTCTGACCACGGCGGCGGTGAGGCCCGCTGCTGAGGAGCCCTTGCCCGTGGTGTAGACGGCGCGGGGGGCGATCTTAGCCACAAACTTCAACAGCTGGGACTTGGCGGTGCCCGGGTCGCCTATTAGGAGGATGTTTACGTCGCCCCTGACCCTGACGCCGTCTGGGTACACGATTTCGTTTCCTCCGAAGAGTAGGCACGCAACTGCCTCCTTCACCTCTTCGTAGCCGTATATGGAGGGGGCGATGGACCTGACTATTAGCTCCCTCACGTCGGGCCGCCTCGAGATTTCGAGGATTTTCTGCTCGTCCTCCTTAGTGATCTCCTCCACGAGCTCCTTGTTCATCGTCTCTACGTGGACTCCCTGGACGTAGGAGGTGACGATTGGGGGCCTGCCCTTCTTGAGCTCGCTGAGGGTGAGGTCGACGATTCCCGACAGCGCCACTATGTCGCCGGGCTTGACAGTGTCTACCAAGTCGTCTAGCAACACCGCCTCGATGCTACGGGGTAGCTGGCCGGGTGGGAGGTCCTCCGGCCTCTCTTGTATTATTACCTTCTGCCAGTCTATGTACTGGGAGAGCTCTGTGACTAGGGTGAAGCTCTTAGAGGCGCCGCATCTGGGGCACTTGGCGGGGGGCTCGACGTGGCGCTCCAGCTCCTGCATGAGCTCAATCTCGTAGCCGCACTGGGTGCACCGGTACAGCGCCTTGTATAGGAAGTGCTTCGGGGGGGTCTGCCTGGTGACTATACCCTCTATTTTTATGAGGCGGCCTATGTACTCCGACCTGAGCTTCCTCAGAGGGACCGCAAGCGGGGGGTTCCGCACTCTGAAGTAGAAGCGCTTAAGCTGCCTGGCGGTCTCGGGGTCCTTCTCCTCTACGATTTCCCGCACCACCTTGTCCGCCTCTGGCAGGACCTGCTTAGGCCTCTCTATTACTAGATCCGCCAGTGTCTTGTCAAACATCAGGATGTCGTGGAAATCCACCTCCAGCGACCTCTTCCGCTGGATAATCATGTTGATAAGCTCGTCGGAGATCTTCTCGTTACCCGTCACCAACTCTCTAAACTTATCGCGCAAGATATCCAGCTCAACCTCAACAGTCACACATACACACGCCAACCTGCTTAAAAAAGTGAAGCTGTATTACCACAGGCACCCACAGGTGCCCATCTAAAGCCCAGACTATCTGCCAGCCCTTTCAGGGCGTTCTTTACTGCTTTAAACGACTCACGCCAGCCGGGCGGTAGGTGTGCCAGCTGTACCCAGCGTGGTGT contains:
- a CDS encoding nucleotidyltransferase domain-containing protein — protein: MHLKHYVARRHVLENWRTYVERLCQPAKALLGDAKIIVFGSVARGNWAPDSDIDVLVISPNAPEDPWRRAEISLALKDAAGEAATALELHIVTPQQYHNWYKKFIDAEVEIC
- the mcm gene encoding minichromosome maintenance protein MCM, translated to MTVEVELDILRDKFRELVTGNEKISDELINMIIQRKRSLEVDFHDILMFDKTLADLVIERPKQVLPEADKVVREIVEEKDPETARQLKRFYFRVRNPPLAVPLRKLRSEYIGRLIKIEGIVTRQTPPKHFLYKALYRCTQCGYEIELMQELERHVEPPAKCPRCGASKSFTLVTELSQYIDWQKVIIQERPEDLPPGQLPRSIEAVLLDDLVDTVKPGDIVALSGIVDLTLSELKKGRPPIVTSYVQGVHVETMNKELVEEITKEDEQKILEISRRPDVRELIVRSIAPSIYGYEEVKEAVACLLFGGNEIVYPDGVRVRGDVNILLIGDPGTAKSQLLKFVAKIAPRAVYTTGKGSSAAGLTAAVVRDKLTGEFYLEAGALVLADKGVAVIDEIDKMDAKDRVALHEAMEQNTVSISKAGIVATLNARAAVLAAANPAFGRYLPNRTVAENIDLPVSLLSRFDLIFVIRDEPREEFDSAVAGHILDLHSGKTPEAFRDVLRPDFLRKYIMYARRYVRPLLSEEAKERIKAFYLEMRRRYQGPGTAIAITARQLEALIRLTTAEAKMRLSPIATAEDAERAIRLYLAFLKSVGIDIESGAIDIDAIITGVPASRREAYIKVVELLKKMEEAEKGPVKIDKLKAEAEKLGIPPAEVQRIVDLLIRNGEAYTPRPGYIKRVT
- a CDS encoding HEPN domain-containing protein, producing MGREEAEVLKERARLFLDAAKDDLRAGRFDLAAFHSEQAAQLALRYLLASTTGYYPHTHSLATLFEQVKELRSDLWKLYLDNRMAFEVMEDAYLGGRYLPRRYAKEVAEHLVKIAEKVVELCTSSTM